The genomic window CCGGTTCCGGCGCTGAAGGGGATTGACCTGCATATCGCCAAGGGAGAAATTTACGGCATCATCGGCCTGTCCGGTGCCGGCAAGTCTACCCTTGTGCGCTGCATCAACCTTTTGGAGCGACCCACGGCGGGGCAGGTAATCGTGGACGGCAAGGACATGATGTCCCTTTCTGCCGCAGAATTGCGGGAGGCCCGGAAGGACATAGGCATGATTTTCCAGCACTTCAACCTGCTGTCCTCTGCCACAGTCTATGACAACATCGCCTTCCCCCTGCGCCTCAGCGGCACAGAGGAAGGAAAAATCAGGGAAAAGGTAGAACCTCTCCTGAAACTGGTGGGACTGGAGAACAAGGCTTCCCAGTATCCCTCCCAGCTTTCCGGCGGCCAGAAGCAGCGGGTGGGCATAGCCCGCGCCCTGGCGTCTGACCCGAAAGTGCTGCTCTGCGACGAGGCCACCAGCGCCCTGGACCCCCAGACCACCCGCTCCATCCTGGAGCTCATCAAGGACATCAATGACAAACTGCACCTCACCGTGGTGGTCATCACCCATGAGATGCAGGTCATCAAGGACCTCTGCGACAAGGTGGCGGTCATCGACAAGGGCATCATCGCCGAGGAAGGTACGGTGCTGGAAGTCTTTACGAATCCCAAAGAGCCCATCACCAAGGAGTTCATCTCCGTACTGCTGTCCAATGAGCTGCCCGTGGCTTTCCGGGGAGGCGCCATAGAGCAGGAATACAGCGAGGATTCTTACCTCCTGCTGCGGCTGACCTTTATCGGCGAATCTGCCGATGACCCGGTGCTGGCAGGCATGATCCGCCAGTTCCCCGAGGTAGAATGCACCATGCTCTTCGGGGACCTGGACCAGATTTCCGGCCAGCCCTTCGGACGCATGATCATCGGCCTCACAGGCCGGAAAGAACGCATCCAGGCAGCTATGGAATACCTGGCCGCCAAAGACCTGAAAGAGGAGGTGATCGGTTATGTCAGAAGACATGATCATGCTGCTCTTTAAGGCTTTGGGCGAGACAGTCTACATGGTAGCCGTGTCCATGGTGATTGCCACGATCTTGGGCGTCCCCTTGGGAGTGCTCTTGCACACCACGGAAAAAGGCGGCATCCTTTCCGCACCGGCCCTGAACAAAGTCATTGGCTCAGTGGTCAATGCCGTCCGCTCCATCCCCTTCATCATCTTGATGGTAGCAATCATACCTCTTACCCGTCTGATTGTGGGTTCTGCCATCGGCACCACCGCGGCCATGGTCCCTCTGGTGATTGCCAGCATTCCCTTCATCGGGAGGCAGGTGGAGACCAGCCTGAAGGAAGTGCCCTTCGGCCTCATTGAGGCGGCCCAGTCCATGGGGGCAAGCCCCATGCAGATCATCTGGAAGGTGCTGATACCTGAGTCTTTGCCCTCCATCGTGGCACAGCTTACTACCGTCATCATCGCCCTGGTGGGCGAATCTGCCATGGCAGGCGCCATCGGCGGCGGCGGATTGGGTGACCTGGCTATCCGCTATGGTTATCAGCGCTTCCGCCCGGAAGTCATGCTGGCCACGGTGGTCATTCTTATTGTGTTAGTCCAGTTAGTGCAGCTCTTGGGAGGTACACTGGCTAAGAAATTAGATAAGCGTTAAAGAGAGAATGGGAGGTTTCTGTTATGAAGAAAAAAGTTCTTTCTATGCTGGCAGCTTTGTCTGTGGCTGCTTTGGCCTTTACGGGCTGCGGCGGGGATACTGCAGGCAACAGCAGCAGCTCTGCTGCCAAGACCCTGAAGGTGGGCGCTACGGCTGTGCCCCATGCAGAGATCCTGGAGGCTGTGAAGCCTGTCCTGGAAAAGGACGGCGTGAAGCTGGAAATCGTGGAATTCAACGACTATGTGCAGCCGAACCTGGCCCTCAACGACAAGGAATTGGATGCCAACTTCTTCCAGCATAAGCCCTACCTGGACAACTTCATGGAAGAGCATAAGGATGTGAAGCTCGCCAGCGCCTTCGGCGTCCACATCGAGCCCATGGGCATCTACTCCAAGAAGGTCAAAGACCTGAAGGAGCTTAAGGATGGCGCTTCCATCTCCATCCCCAATGACCCCACCAACGGTGGCCGTGCCCTGCTGCTTCTTGAGAAGGCTGGCCTCCTGAAGCTCAAGGCTGGCGTAGGCGAAAAGGCTACCGTGCAGGATGTAGCCGAGAACCCCAAGAACCTGAAGTTCCAGGAAGTAGAAGCTGCCCAGGTGCCCCGCACTCTGGAAGATGTTGACGCTGCCATCATCAACAGCAACTTCGCTATGCAGGTGAACCTGAACCCCACCAAGGACACCCTCTTCATGGAGGACAGCACCTCCCCCTATGTGAACATCCTCGCCGTCCGTGAAGGCGACGAGAACCGTCCGGAGATTCAGTCCCTCATCAAGGCTCTGAAGTCCGACGATGTGAAGAAATTCATCGAGGATAAGTACAAGGGTGCCGTAGTACCGGCGTTCTAAGAAACAAGAACATGACAAACAGCCCCGCTTCCACGAAGCGGGGCTGTTTGTCATACCATACTATTCACTTTCCCACTGAGCAAGGCTTCGTTCCTTAGAATCAAAGCTCACACCAATCTTGAAAAGCTTTCTCTCATCTGCAGCAAAGGGCGCAGCATAACCTTTTTCCTCTATCTGGTCCAGGGCTTCTTTGGCTGATTTATCTACCTTGAACTCGAAGATATAAACTACCAAACGGGAGACAGCAGGAAGAGGCTGCAAAAGTACGAATGAAAACAAATTGCCAGCAAAAGATGCAGGCCCGCCCTGAAGCGGACCTGCATCTTTTATTTTCTCAGAGCATACGGCAGGAAATGAACTGGAGCAGGGAGAAAAGTAAGGCAAAGGGGTGAATTGCCTATGAAATCAGCAGAAACGAACGCCCCCATTCCGGCAGAACAAAATCTCTCCCTGCGGGAAATCTCCCTGAAGGGATGTTCCTGCCTGGGAAAGGGGCAGAACAGCACGG from Selenomonas sp. AB3002 includes these protein-coding regions:
- a CDS encoding PD-(D/E)XK nuclease domain-containing protein; translated protein: MPYFSPCSSSFPAVCSEKIKDAGPLQGGPASFAGNLFSFVLLQPLPAVSRLVVYIFEFKVDKSAKEALDQIEEKGYAAPFAADERKLFKIGVSFDSKERSLAQWESE
- a CDS encoding MetQ/NlpA family ABC transporter substrate-binding protein, yielding MKKKVLSMLAALSVAALAFTGCGGDTAGNSSSSAAKTLKVGATAVPHAEILEAVKPVLEKDGVKLEIVEFNDYVQPNLALNDKELDANFFQHKPYLDNFMEEHKDVKLASAFGVHIEPMGIYSKKVKDLKELKDGASISIPNDPTNGGRALLLLEKAGLLKLKAGVGEKATVQDVAENPKNLKFQEVEAAQVPRTLEDVDAAIINSNFAMQVNLNPTKDTLFMEDSTSPYVNILAVREGDENRPEIQSLIKALKSDDVKKFIEDKYKGAVVPAF
- a CDS encoding methionine ABC transporter permease — protein: MSEDMIMLLFKALGETVYMVAVSMVIATILGVPLGVLLHTTEKGGILSAPALNKVIGSVVNAVRSIPFIILMVAIIPLTRLIVGSAIGTTAAMVPLVIASIPFIGRQVETSLKEVPFGLIEAAQSMGASPMQIIWKVLIPESLPSIVAQLTTVIIALVGESAMAGAIGGGGLGDLAIRYGYQRFRPEVMLATVVILIVLVQLVQLLGGTLAKKLDKR
- a CDS encoding methionine ABC transporter ATP-binding protein; this encodes MIKLSHIEKTYDSPSGPVPALKGIDLHIAKGEIYGIIGLSGAGKSTLVRCINLLERPTAGQVIVDGKDMMSLSAAELREARKDIGMIFQHFNLLSSATVYDNIAFPLRLSGTEEGKIREKVEPLLKLVGLENKASQYPSQLSGGQKQRVGIARALASDPKVLLCDEATSALDPQTTRSILELIKDINDKLHLTVVVITHEMQVIKDLCDKVAVIDKGIIAEEGTVLEVFTNPKEPITKEFISVLLSNELPVAFRGGAIEQEYSEDSYLLLRLTFIGESADDPVLAGMIRQFPEVECTMLFGDLDQISGQPFGRMIIGLTGRKERIQAAMEYLAAKDLKEEVIGYVRRHDHAAL